A genomic region of Alnus glutinosa chromosome 11, dhAlnGlut1.1, whole genome shotgun sequence contains the following coding sequences:
- the LOC133881719 gene encoding G-type lectin S-receptor-like serine/threonine-protein kinase At4g27290 isoform X1 — translation MGNMASKPWLLFILLLILSYYTACFSVAGDTLSAGQSLSESDTLLSQGSKFELGFFSPGSSLKIYLGIWYKNFDEKNAVWVANRENHLSDPSSLRLNLSEDGNLLLFGSSSNIPFWLTNLTFPGSNLTEAVLRDDGNFVLRHMSNPSTIFWESFDHPTDTWLPGAKLGIDKVTGKPQQLISWKNKEDPTPGVFSLGLDPNGSNQYFLEWNRSQIYWSSGVWNGKTHTFAFVPELTLNYIFNYSFVSNENERYFTYFLYDPSYRSKFVMKSTGNIQQLAWLSGPLEWNLFWSQPVGQSNVYGLCGAFGVYRDNISSPCECLKGFEPFSTNYTSLNDWTGGCVRKSPLQCENNTYANGKKDWFMKIPFLRLPVNSKAYSAASARNCEVACMNNCSCTAYAYNSSGCVIWEGDLLNLQQLSDGGEIMYLRLTADEHQSTKGKKWKVWVAVLVPTTGLILCLFICFSTKGMLKPVGEKASSNNLLLFDFDTKLDAINEEMNTNNNMKEKEKDFELPLFSYESVSAATNNFSAVNKLGEGGYGPVYKGKLLRGQEVAVKMLSKRSGQGNEEFRNEIILIAKLQHRNLVRILGCCIERDEKILIYEYMPNQSLDVYLFDPIKNKMLSWETRVHIIEGIAQGLLYLHKYSRLRIIHRDLKPSNILLDSEMNPKISDFGMARIVGGNETKANTNRIVGTYGYMSPEYAIGGLYSIKSDVFSFGVLLLEIISGKKNTGFYNTSSLNLLRYAWELWVDDRSLELINPTIGYPSSSSLSLRFINIGLLCVQESPTDRPTMPDVVSMISNEQAPLPKPKQPPFTTSRNMMDTNPTIDTAGNCSNNSVTISTLEAR, via the exons ATGGGTAACATGGCGAGTAAGCCATGGCTCTTATTTATTCTGCTTCTAATCCTCTCTTATTACACAGCATGCTTCTCTGTAGCTGGTGATACCCTTTCGGCAGGTCAGTCTCTTTCAGAGAGCGACACCTTATTATCTCAAGGAAGCAAGTTTGAGCTCGGTTTCTTCTCACCAGGCAGTTCATTAAAAATCTACCTGGGCATATGGTATAAAAATTTTGATGAGAAGAACGCTGTTTGGGTAGCAAATAGAGAAAACCATTTGTCTGACCCATCTTCCTTAAGACTTAACCTCTCAGAAGATGGCAATCTACTCCTATTTGGGAGTTCCTCCAACATcccattttggttgacaaattTGACATTTCCCGGGTCAAATTTAACTGAAGCAGTACTTCGTGATGATgggaattttgttttgagaCATATGTCGAACCCGTCTACTATATTTTGGGAAAGTTTCGACCATCCAACCGATACATGGCTGCCAGGTGCAAAGCTTGGGATTGATAAGGTTACTGGAAAACCACAGCAGCTAATTTcatggaaaaataaagaagatccAACACCTGGTGTGTTCTCGTTGGGGTTAGACCCAAATGGAAGCAATCAATATTTCTTAGAGTGGAACAGATCCCAAATCTATTGGAGTTCTGGAGTTTGGAATGGAAAAACTCACACCTTTGCCTTCGTTCCTGAGTTGACATTGAATTATATCTTCAACTACAGTTTTGTGTCAAATGAAAACGAAagatattttacatattttctttatGATCCTTCTTACCGTTCTAAATTTGTGATGAAGTCTACAGGAAATATCCAGCAATTGGCGTGGCTGTCTGGCCCTTTGGAATGGAATTTATTTTGGTCTCAACCGGTGGGCCAATCTAATGTCTATGGTTTGTGTGGTGCATTTGGCGTGTATCGTGATAATATCTCGAGCCCCTGTGAATGTCTAAAAGGTTTTGAACCATTTTCGACGAACTACACCAGTCTAAATGATTGGACAGGTGGCTGTGTGAGGAAATCCCCTTTGCAATGTGAAAACAATACGTATGCTAATGGCAAAAAAGATTGGTTCATGAAGATACCATTCCTGAGATTGCCCGTTAATTCGAAAGCATATTCGGCAGCGAGTGCTAGGAATTGTGAAGTGGCTTGCATGAATAACTGTTCTTGCACAGCTTATGCTTATAATAGCAGCGGCTGTGTGATATGGGAAGGAGATCTTTTGAACTTACAGCAACTCTCAGATGGTGGGGAGATTATGTATCTCAGACTTACTGCAGATGAGCATCAAAGTACTAAAG GCAAAAAATGGAAAGTATGGGTAGCTGTGCTAGTTCCGACAACAGGGCTTATCTTATGTctcttcatttgtttttcaaccAAAGGAATGCTCAAACCCGTAG GAGAGAAGGCTTCAAGCaataatctattattatttgattttgatacGAAGCTCGATGCAATCAATGAAGAAATGAATACCAACAATAATatgaaggaaaaagagaaggatTTTGAGTTACCACTATTCAGTTATGAGAGCGTATCAGCTGCAACGAATAATTTTTCAGCTGTAAATAAGCTTGGAGAAGGAGGTTATGGACCTGTTTACAAG GGGAAATTACTTAGAGGGCAGGAAGTTGCAGTGAAGATGCTTTCAAAAAGATCTGGACAGGGAAATGAGGAGTTCAGAAATGAGATAATACTAATTGCAAAACTTCAGCATAGAAATCTTGTCAGAATCTTAGGTTGTTGTATCGAGCgagatgaaaaaatattaatatatgagtACATGCCCAATCAAAGTTTGGACGTCTACCTTTTCG ATCCAATCAAGAACAAAATGTTATCTTGGGAGACACGTGTACACATTATTGAAGGGATCGCTCAAgggcttctttatcttcataAATATTCAAGGTTACGAATCATACATAGAGATCTTAAACCGAGTAACATTCTCTTGGATAGTGAAatgaatccaaaaatatcagattttggcatggctCGAATAGTTGGAGGTAATGAAACAAAAGCAAACACAAACCGAATTGTTGGAACTTA TGGATACATGTCTCCGGAATATGCTATAGGTGGTTTATACTCGATAAAGTCTGATGTGTTTAGCTTTGGAGTACTGCTCCTAGAGATTATAAGTGGCAAGAAGAATACTGGCTTCTATAACACTAGTTCACTCAATCTTCTTAGATAT GCTTGGGAGTTGTGGGTAGATGATCGGAGTTTGGAGTTGATAAATCCAACAATTGGGTATCCTTCTTCTAGTTCTCTTTCGTTGAGATTCATTAACATTGGCCTTCTTTGTGTCCAAGAAAGCCCGACTGATCGACCTACCATGCCTGATGTAGTCTCAATGATTAGCAATGAACAAGCACCTCTACCTAAACCCAAGCAACCACCGTTTACCACAAGTCGGAACATGATGGACACAAATCCAACAATTGACACTGCAGGAAATTGCTCAAATAATAGCGTAACTATTTCAACATTGGAAGCCCGATGA
- the LOC133881718 gene encoding receptor-like serine/threonine-protein kinase SD1-8 produces the protein MVTHTSKPWLFFVLLLVLSYYRASFAIAADTLSAGQPLSMGETIISEGSNFELGFFRPGSSSEIYLGIWYRNYLGGVQEKVWVANRENPLSDASSSKLELSEDGNLVMLEGSSKIPFWSTNLKNPLSNSTEAVLLDDGNFVLRDSSNKNTIFWESFDHPTDTWLPGAKLGIDKITGKLNQLISWKNSEDPAPGMFSFRLARDGSEQFILEWNRSQMYASSGVWDDKNKSFSLAPDMLLNYITNPIFVTNEYESYFTYSIKNSSPKYRFVLNSSGLLQQLAWSEKSWDWTLFWSRPVNIYDVYGLCGAFGLNYENFSNPCVCLKGFKPFSIEETSLSDWSGGCVRKSPLQCMNNTYANGKKDWFKKIPILRFPVNSKAVSAMNCEVACMNDCSCTAYAYNSSGYCMIWKGVLLNLQQLSDGGKAGQHIYLRLAADEYQESGNKWKVWVILAVMVTATAIGLILFLSICFSRKRKLRHKHKGEETSRYDLLLFDFSTELHGINDGTNTKDNVNIRGKKDGELPVFSYDSVSAATNNFSTVNKLGQGGFGPVFKGKSFKGQEIAVKMLSKRSRQGLEEFRNETTLIAKLQHRNLVRLLGCCIEQDEKMLIYEYMPNKSLDFYLFDQIKKRVLDWETRIHIIEGIAQGLLYLHQYSRLRIIHRDLKPSNILLDTEMNPKISDFGMARIVGDNETQTNTNRIVGTYGYMSPEYAMDGLYSIKSDVFSFGVLLLEIVSGRKNTGFYNNESLNLLRYAWELWRDDQSLEMMEPTIGYPSSTSVLLRFINIGLLCVQESPTDRPTMLSVVSMINNEHSPLPTPKQPAFTRGRNDVMYTNSTINSVGNVTISIMEAR, from the exons ATGGTTACCCATACGAGTAAACCATGGCTTTTCTTTGTTCTGCTTCTGGTCCTGTCTTACTACAGAGCATCCTTCGCCATTGCAGCAGATACCCTTTCAGCAGGTCAGCCTCTTTCTATGGGAGAAACCATAATATCTGAAGGAAGCAATTTTGAACTCGGTTTCTTCAGACCAGGTTCTTCTTCAGAAATATACCTAGGCATATGGTATCGTAATTATCTTGGTGGTGTTCAAGAGAAGGTTTGGGTAGCAAATAGAGAGAACCCTTTGTCTGACGCATCTTCATCAAAACTTGAACTCTCCGAAGATGGAAATCTAGTCATGCTTGAAGGTTCCTCCAAGATACCATTTTGGtcaacaaatttgaaaaatcccCTGTCAAACTCAACTGAAGCAGTACTTCTTGATGatggaaattttgttttaagagaTAGTTCCAACAAGAATACTATATTTTGGGAGAGTTTCGACCATCCAACCGATACATGGCTTCCTGGTGCAAAGCTTGGGATCGATAAGATTACTGGAAAATTAAATCAGCTTATTTCATGGAAAAATTCAGAAGATCCTGCACCAGGTATGTTCTCCTTCAGGTTAGCCCGAGATGGAAGCGAACAATTTATCTTGGAGTGGAACAGATCCCAAATGTATGCCAGTTCTGGAGTTTGGGATGACAAAAATAAATCTTTCAGCTTAGCCCCTGACATGTTGTTGAATTATATTACCAACCCCATTTTTGTGACAAATGAATATGAAAGCTATTTTACTTATTCGATTAAAAACAGTTCTCCCAAATATAGGTTTGTCCTCAATTCTTCAGGACTGCTCCAGCAACTCGCATGGTCGGAAAAATCTTGGGATTGGACTTTATTTTGGTCTCGACCGGTAAATATATATGATGTCTATGGTTTGTGCGGTGCATTTGGCTTGAATTATGAGAATTTCTCAAACCCCTGTGTATGTTTAAAAGGTTTTAAACCATTTTCAATTGAAGAAACGTCCCTAAGTGATTGGTCAGGTGGTTGTGTGCGGAAATCCCCATTGCAATGTATGAATAATACGTATGCTAATGGAAAAAAAGATTGGTTCAAGAAAATACCAATCCTGAGATTCCCTGTTAATTCAAAAGCAGTGAGTGCTATGAATTGTGAAGTGGCTTGCATGAATGATTGCTCTTGCACAGCTTATGCTTATAATAGCAGCGGGTACTGTATGATATGGAAAGGAGTTCTTTTAAATTTACAGCAACTCTCGGATGGTGGCAAGGCTGGACAACATATCTATCTCAGACTTGCTGCTGATGAGTATCAAG AATCAGGCAACAAATGGAAAGTGTGGGTGATTTTAGCAGTGATGGTCACTGCAACTGCAATCGGACTTATCTTATTCCTCTCAATTTGCTTTTCAAGGAAGCGAAAGCTCAGACACAAGCACAAAG GAGAGGAGACTTCAAGATATGATCTATTGTTATTTGATTTCAGTACTGAACTTCATGGAATCAATGATGGAACAAACACTAAAGATAATGTGAATATAAGAGGGAAGAAGGATGGTGAGTTACCGGTGTTCAGTTATGATAGTGTATCAGCTGCAACTAATAATTTTTCAACTGTCAATAAACTTGGACAAGGAGGTTTTGGACCAGTCTTCAAG GGGAAATCATTTAAAGGGCAAGAAATTGCAGTAAAGATGCTTTCAAAAAGATCTAGACAGGGGCTTGAGGAGTTTAGAAATGAGACAACACTAATTGCCAAACTTCAGCACAGAAATCTTGTCAGACTCTTAGGCTGCTGCATTGAGCAAGatgaaaaaatgttaatatatgAGTACATGCCCAATAAAAGTTTGGATTTCTACCTCTTTG ATCAAATCAAGAAAAGGGTGTTAGATTGGGAGACACGCATACACATTATTGAAGGGATTGCTCAAgggcttctttatcttcatcaatattcaaGGTTACGGATCATACATAGAGATCTAAAACCTAGTAACATTCTATTAGATACTGAAatgaatccaaaaatatcagattttggAATGGCTAGAATAGTTGGAGACAAcgaaacacaaacaaacacaaatcgAATTGTCGGAACTTA TGGCTATATGTCTCCTGAATATGCTATGGATGGTTTGTACTCAATAAAGTCTGATGTATTTAGCTTCGGAGTATTGCTACTAGAGATTGTGAGTGGAAGGAAGAATACTGGCTTCTATAACAACGAGTCACTCAATCTTCTTAGATAC GCTTGGGAGTTGTGGAGAGATGATCAAAGTTTGGAGATGATGGAGCCAACAATAGGATATCCTTCTTCCACTTCTGTTCTGTTGAGATTCATTAACATTGGCCTTCTTTGTGTCCAAGAAAGTCCGACTGATCGACCTACCATGCTTAGTGTAGTTTCAATGATTAACAATGAACATTCACCTCTACCTACACCCAAGCAACCTGCTTTCACGAGAGGTCGGAATGATGTGATGTACACAAATTCAACCATCAACAGTGTAGGAAACGTAACTATTTCAATAATGGAAGCTCGATGA
- the LOC133882017 gene encoding ABC transporter G family member 14-like, translated as MGNNVDRIMVLNDNRTACSGLNNVVWFVEDDGPMFRGISGGEKKRVSIGQEMLINPSLLLLDEPTAGLDSTIAQQILNTLKRLAGGGRTIVTTIHQPSNRLYHMFDKVILLSEGCPIYYGPASSALEYFSSIGFSRSMTVNPADLLLDLANGNFKVLLLGK; from the exons GGGAAATAATGTTGATAGAATTATGGTTCTGAATGATAACAGGACAGCTTGTAGTGGCTTGAATAATGTTGTGTGGTTTGTGGAGGATGAC GGGCCAATGTTTCGAGGAATATCAGGTGGAGAAAAGAAGAGAGTGAGCATAGGTCAAGAAATGCTAATTAATCCAAGCTTACTATTGCTAGATGAGCCAACCGCAGGTTTGGACTCAACCATAGCTCAACAGATCTTGAACACACTCAAACGGCTTGCTGGTGGCGGTAGAACCATCGTCACTACTATTCACCAGCCCTCCAACAGGCTCTACCACATGTTTGATAAGGTTATCTTGCTCTCCGAGGGCTGCCCCATCTATTATGGTCCTGCTTCTTCAGCCTTGGAATATTTCTCCTCAATCGGCTTCTCCAGATCTATGACCGTCAATCCTGCTGATCTCTTGCTTGATCTTGCTAATGGTAATTTCAAGGTTTTACTCCttggaaaataa